Genomic DNA from Gilliamella sp. ESL0441:
TACCTTTAATTCACCAAACCGTATCGATAGAAGATTGGCATAAAAGAATAGACCAATTACGAAAAGCGTATCCAACTCGTTATGATCATCCGGGCGAACCTATCTATGCCCCAGCGTTACTCAAAAGCCTTTCTGAACAAAAAACAGCTACCACAATTGTCACTACCGATGTTGGTCAACATCAAATGTGGACGGCTCAGCACATGCAATTTAACCATCCACAAAACTTTATTACTTCTAGTGGACTTGGCACAATGGGATTTGGTTTACCAGCTGCCATTGGAGCACAACTAGCAAGACCAAATGATTGTGTGATATGCATTTCTGGCGATGGCTCTTTTATGATGAATGTTCAAGAGCTGACCACAATTAAACGCAAAAAATTACCGATTAAGATTGTATTAATTGATAATCAACGTTTGGGCATGGTTAGACAATGGCAAGAACTCTTTTTCAATCAAAGATACAGCGAAACCAATTTATCTGACAATCCTGATTTTTTAATGCTGGCTAAAGCCTTCGATATCGACGGACAAAAAATTACCCAAAAATCAGAAATTCAAAGCGCCATCGATACGCTATTAAATTCAACAGGTGCCTATTTATTACATGTGTGTATCGATGAACTTGAAAACGTATGGCCTCTTGTTCCACCCGGTGCTGCCAATGAAAATATGTTAGATAACAACAGTAAGGAGTAAAGGATGAGTAATAAAGATCAGCATCAATTTACTATCACCGCTTATGATAAATTAGGAACACTTGAGCGTATCTTACGGGTTATACGCCACCGTGGTGGTCACATTAAACAGATGCAAATGCAGACTAAAGATGATCAGATACTATCATTATCTTTAGCATTAACAACAAAGCGCCCTATTTCAGCACTACTTAATCAGATCGACAAATTGGTAGACGTGATATCGATTGAAATATAGTTATTTTAATAATAAATCATGATGAAATAATAAGTTAAATTTATAAAAGTATACACTTTAGCAGTTAAACAAAATCGATAGTATAGTATAATGCTTGACCGTTTATTGTTGAAAGCACCGAGCTATATCTATGCTAAACAAAAGTAAAATTTAAGAGGAAATAAAAATGAGTTCTACAGCAAAATCGGATTATATTTGGTTCAATGGTGAAATGGTTCCATGGGCAGATGCTAAAATTCATATCATGTCTCATGCTTTACATTATGGTACTTCAGTTTTTGAAGGAGTTCGTTGTTATAAAACTCATCAAGGCCCTGCTATTTTCCGTCATAAAGAACACGCACAACGATTATTAAATTCAGCCAAAATATACCGTTTTCCTGTTCCTTACACGATTGAAGAAATCATGGAAGCAACGCGTCAAACTATCAAGAAAAATAACTTAGAAAGTGCCTATATTCGTCCTCTTGTCTTTATTGGTGATGTCGGTATGGGCGTTAATCCGCCTGCTGGTTATAAAACTGATGTCATGATTGCCGCTTTCCCTTGGGGGGCCTATTTAGGTGAAGATGCATTAGATCAAGGAATTGATGCGATGGTTTCTTCATGGAATCGTGTCGCATCCAATACCATTCCGGCAGCCGCAAAAGCGGGGGGTAACTATTTATCATCATTATTAATTGGCTCAGAAGCTCGTGCTAATGGTTTCCAAGAAGGGATTGCCTTAGATGTACATGGTCATCTTTCAGAAGGTGCGGGTGAAAATCTATTTATCATTAAAGACGGTGTACTATTCACTCCTGTATTATCTTGCTCTGCACTTCCTGGTATTACTCGTGATGCCGTATTAACGCTTGCTCGTGATTTGGGTATCGAAGTCCGTGAACAAATTTTATCGCGCGAATCACTCTATTTAGCTGACGAAGTCTTTATGACCGGTACCGCTGCCGAAATTACACCTGTACGAAGCGTTGACCGCATTCAAGTAGGTATTGGACGTTGTGGCCCAATCACTAAACAGATCCAACAAACATTCTTCGGGTTATTTAACGGTAAAACAGAAGATAAATATGGTTGGTTAGATATTATTAAATAATATCTCAAAAAATCCGCTAACTAATACGGCGGATAAATACTTTTTGTAATGTGATGCACATCAAAACATGATGGACTCATCAAAATGATAAACCGATTAAATCGGTCGCAAGTATAATAAGAACTTGGGAGCAACAAATGCCTAGATATCGATCAGCTACCTCCGTTGAAGGCAGAAACATGGCAGGAGCGCGCGCTTTATGGCGTGCTACTGGCGTAAAAAATGAAGATTTTGGTAAACCTATTATCGCCGTCGTAAACTCATTTACTCAGTTTGTACCGGGACATGTCCACCTTAAAGACATAGGACAACTAGTGGCTAAACAGATTGAAGCATCAGGTGGTATTGCTAAAGAGTTTAATACCATTGCAGTAGATGACGGTATTGCAATGGGGCATGGTGGTATGCTTTATTCGTTACCTTCACGTGAACTTATTGCCGATTCTGTAGAATACATGGTCAATGCGCACTGTGCTGATGCGATGATCTGCATCTCCAACTGTGACAAAATCACACCCGGTATGTTAATGGCATCACTCCGTTTAAATATCCCAACGGTTTTTGTCTCTGGTGGCCCTATGGAAGCTGGGAAAACCAAGCTTTCAGATCAAATCATCAAACTTGATCTTGTTGATGCCATGATTCAAAGCGCCAACCCCAATGTCAGTGACGCAGACAGTAAAGCGATTGAAGAATCAGCTTGTCCGACGTGTGGCTCATGTTCCGGCATGTTTACAGCGAATTCAATGAACTGCTTAACCGAAGCTTTAGGGCTTTCGTTACCCGGTAATGGATCCCTCATTGCCACTCACAAGCAACGTGAACAACTCTTTTTAAAAGCGGCCAAACGCATAGTTGAAATTACCAAACGTTATTACGAACATGATGATGAATCTTATCTACCAAGAGCCATCGCCACCAAAGCAGCCTATGAAAATGCCATGTCACTCGATATTGCGATGGGAGGCTCGACCAATACCGTTTTACACTTGCTTGCAACAGCGCAAGAAGGCGAAATTGATTTTACGATGTCAGATATCGATCGACTATCTCGTCAAGTACCGCATCTGTGTAAAGTTGCACCAAGTACAGCAAAATACCACATGGAAGATGTACACAGGGCGGGCGGTGTGGTATCCATCATGTCAGAACTTGACAAAGCAGGACTACTAAATCGCAATGTTCACAATGTGCTTGGACTATCATTACAAGAAACCTTTGCACAATATGACATTACGCAAACCCAAGATGAAGAAGTAAAAAAAATGTATCGCAGTGGGCCGGCTGGCATCCGTACAACGAAAGCATTTTCACAAGATTGTTACTGGGACACACTGGATGACGATCGGGAAAATGGTTGTATTCGTGACAAAGCGCATGCTTATAGCCAAGACGGCGGACTTGCCACACTCTATGGTAATGTTGCCCAAGATGGTGCTATCGTAAAAACGGCCAGTGTTGCCGCTGAAAATCTTGTGTTTAGAGGGCCTGCAAAAGTATTTGAAAGCCAAGAAGATGCAGTTGATGCCATTTTAGGTGGAAAAATAGTTGAAGGTGATGTCGTTGTGATCATCTATGAAGGCCCAAAAGGTGGGCCGGGAATGCAAGAAATGCTCTACCCTACCAGCTATTTAAAATCAATGGGACTTGGTAAAGCTTGTGCACTCATTACTGACGGTAGATTTTCAGGCGGATCATCAGGCTTATCCATTGGACATATTTCACCAGAAGCGGCTAACGGTGGCGTAATTGGTCTGGTACGTGATGGCGATATTATCGATATTGACATTCCTAATCGAAAATTAGTTTTAGATGTGCCTGAAGATGAACTAGAACGTCGTCGGGTGGCAGAGCTTACTCGTGGCGACAAAGCATTTACCCCTCATAATCGTGACCGCTATGTGTCGTTTGCCTTAAAAGCTTACGCAAGTTTAGCGACCAGTGCTGATAAAGGTGCCGTCCGCGATAAAAGTAAACTAGGTGGCTAAAAGTGAAACAACAAACAATACTGACTGGTGCTGATTATTTAAAAGCAACGCTTTGCAGTGCCGTATATGATGTGGCGCAAGTCACACCGCTTGAAAAAATGGATAAACTATCTGCCAGACTAAACAATCAGATATTTGTCAAACGTGAAGATCGTCAGCTAGTGCACAGTTTTAAAATTCGAGGTGCACAAGCGATGATCGCCAGCCTTTCCCCAGAAGAGCGACAATGTGGCGTTATTGCTGCTTCAGCTGGAAACCACGCACAAGGTGTGGCATTTTCAGCTAGCAAATTAGGTATAAAATCGCTCATTGTTATGCCGTTAACGACAGCGGACATCAAAGTAGAAGCAGTAAAAGGATTCGGTGGTGAAGTTTTACTTTATGGTGCGAATTTTGACGAAGCCAAAGCCAAAGCCTTAGAATTAGCCAAAGAACAACGACGCATTTTTATTCCCCCTTTTGATCACCCACTGGTGATTGCCGGACAAGGCAGTATTGCCATGGAACTGTTGCAACAAAATGCCAAACTCGATCGCATATTTGTCCCCGTTGGCGGTGGTGGACTTGCAGCAGGTGTGGCAGTCCTAATTAAACAAATTATGCCATCGATTAAAGTCATTGCAGTTGAACCTGAAGATGCAGCCTGTTTAAAAGCAGCCTTAGATGCTGGTCACCCAGTTGATTTAAATCGAGTAGGTTTATTTGCTGAAGGGGTTGCCGTTAAACGAATCGGTGATGAAACATTCAGACTTTGCCAACAATATATCGATGATATTATTACTGTTGATAGCGATGAAATTTGTGCGGCTGTCAAAGATTTATTTGATGATGTTCGTGCCATTGCTGAACCATCGGGTGCGGTCGCACTGGCGGGACTGAAAAAATACGTTGAAAAACACAATATTCAAGGTGAAAACCTTGCTCATATCTTATCGGGAGCTAATTTAAACTTCCATAATTTACGTTATGTGTCAGAACGCTGTGAATTGGGTGAAAAACGAGAAGTCTTAATCGCCGTGACGATTCCGGAGAAAAAAGGCAGTTTCCTAAAATTTTGTCAGATCTTGGGGGGGCGTTCAGTCACCGAATTTAATTATCGCTATCATGATGAAGAATCGGCATGCATATTTGTAGGTGTTAAAATCACTAAAAATAGTGAAAAAGATGACATCATGCAACAACTCACTTCAGCCGGTTATCCCGTGGTTGACCTGACTGATGATGAAATGGCTAAATTGCATGTTCGCTATATGATTGGTGGCAAGCCTTGTCAGCCAATTCAAGAACAAGTTTACAGTTTTGAATTCCCAGAATCGCAAGGGGCATTACTCAAATTCTTACAAACACTTGGTACTAACTGGAATATCTCAATGTTCCATTACCGAAGCCATGGGACTGATTATGGTCGCGTTCTTGCTGCATTTGAAATTGACCAAACCAATAGCCATGATTTTGGTAAACACTTAACCGAATTAGGTTATGGTTTCCATAACGAAACTGAAAATCCATCGTTAAAACTCTTTTTAACCAATTCGAATTAAATAAAGGAAGACTATTCACTTTTACGGGCATTGATTAAAGTGAATAGTCCTAAATCTTAATCAAATAGTTTAAGCCTTCAAAAAAATAGATAGATTAACCATGATTAAATTAGCAACAATTGGAACCAATTGGATCACTGAAAAATTCATTGATGCGGCATTACAAACTAAACAATATCAATTAACCGCTATCTATTCCCGTGATATCGATAAAGCCGATCAACTGGCAAAAAAATACCAAGTTAATACGATATTTGATAAGCTCACCGAGCTCGCTCAATATGCCAATGTCGACGTTGTTTACATTGCCAGCCCAAACTCACTCCATTTTGAACAAGCCAAATTGATATTGGAAAATAATAAAGATGTAATATGTGAAAAACCATTAACCTCGAATTTAATGGAAACCCAAACATTAATTAATATTGCCAAACAACATAAAAAACTTATTTTTGAGGCACTTAAAACCGTTTATTTGCCCAATTATCAATTAATTCGGGATTATCTTCCAA
This window encodes:
- a CDS encoding branched-chain amino acid transaminase, with product MSSTAKSDYIWFNGEMVPWADAKIHIMSHALHYGTSVFEGVRCYKTHQGPAIFRHKEHAQRLLNSAKIYRFPVPYTIEEIMEATRQTIKKNNLESAYIRPLVFIGDVGMGVNPPAGYKTDVMIAAFPWGAYLGEDALDQGIDAMVSSWNRVASNTIPAAAKAGGNYLSSLLIGSEARANGFQEGIALDVHGHLSEGAGENLFIIKDGVLFTPVLSCSALPGITRDAVLTLARDLGIEVREQILSRESLYLADEVFMTGTAAEITPVRSVDRIQVGIGRCGPITKQIQQTFFGLFNGKTEDKYGWLDIIK
- the ilvM gene encoding acetolactate synthase 2 small subunit; this translates as MSNKDQHQFTITAYDKLGTLERILRVIRHRGGHIKQMQMQTKDDQILSLSLALTTKRPISALLNQIDKLVDVISIEI
- the ilvA gene encoding threonine ammonia-lyase, biosynthetic; the encoded protein is MKQQTILTGADYLKATLCSAVYDVAQVTPLEKMDKLSARLNNQIFVKREDRQLVHSFKIRGAQAMIASLSPEERQCGVIAASAGNHAQGVAFSASKLGIKSLIVMPLTTADIKVEAVKGFGGEVLLYGANFDEAKAKALELAKEQRRIFIPPFDHPLVIAGQGSIAMELLQQNAKLDRIFVPVGGGGLAAGVAVLIKQIMPSIKVIAVEPEDAACLKAALDAGHPVDLNRVGLFAEGVAVKRIGDETFRLCQQYIDDIITVDSDEICAAVKDLFDDVRAIAEPSGAVALAGLKKYVEKHNIQGENLAHILSGANLNFHNLRYVSERCELGEKREVLIAVTIPEKKGSFLKFCQILGGRSVTEFNYRYHDEESACIFVGVKITKNSEKDDIMQQLTSAGYPVVDLTDDEMAKLHVRYMIGGKPCQPIQEQVYSFEFPESQGALLKFLQTLGTNWNISMFHYRSHGTDYGRVLAAFEIDQTNSHDFGKHLTELGYGFHNETENPSLKLFLTNSN
- the ilvD gene encoding dihydroxy-acid dehydratase → MPRYRSATSVEGRNMAGARALWRATGVKNEDFGKPIIAVVNSFTQFVPGHVHLKDIGQLVAKQIEASGGIAKEFNTIAVDDGIAMGHGGMLYSLPSRELIADSVEYMVNAHCADAMICISNCDKITPGMLMASLRLNIPTVFVSGGPMEAGKTKLSDQIIKLDLVDAMIQSANPNVSDADSKAIEESACPTCGSCSGMFTANSMNCLTEALGLSLPGNGSLIATHKQREQLFLKAAKRIVEITKRYYEHDDESYLPRAIATKAAYENAMSLDIAMGGSTNTVLHLLATAQEGEIDFTMSDIDRLSRQVPHLCKVAPSTAKYHMEDVHRAGGVVSIMSELDKAGLLNRNVHNVLGLSLQETFAQYDITQTQDEEVKKMYRSGPAGIRTTKAFSQDCYWDTLDDDRENGCIRDKAHAYSQDGGLATLYGNVAQDGAIVKTASVAAENLVFRGPAKVFESQEDAVDAILGGKIVEGDVVVIIYEGPKGGPGMQEMLYPTSYLKSMGLGKACALITDGRFSGGSSGLSIGHISPEAANGGVIGLVRDGDIIDIDIPNRKLVLDVPEDELERRRVAELTRGDKAFTPHNRDRYVSFALKAYASLATSADKGAVRDKSKLGG